Proteins from a genomic interval of Mesorhizobium sp. CAU 1732:
- a CDS encoding SDR family NAD(P)-dependent oxidoreductase: MNSYDFAGQHAVVTGGASGIGAAVAYRLALSGARVAIWDMNTQKLDSKLGEIPDEQLLVVQVDVSNPDAVAKATQQTSNAFGKVDVLINSAGVPGPAAKLVDYKYVDWRKVHDVNLDGTFLPCQAIVPLMVERNYGRIVNIASVAGKEGNPNASGYSSSKAAVIGMTKALGKELAGHDIAVNAVTPATADTPILERVPQEFIDYMLSKIPRGRFVTVEEIASMVLWIASRENSFTTSAIFDLSGGRATY, encoded by the coding sequence ATGAACAGCTATGATTTCGCCGGACAACATGCCGTCGTCACAGGCGGTGCAAGCGGGATTGGCGCAGCCGTAGCCTATCGGCTGGCTCTGTCGGGCGCGCGCGTCGCCATCTGGGATATGAACACGCAGAAGCTCGACAGCAAACTGGGAGAGATACCGGACGAGCAACTGCTCGTCGTTCAGGTGGATGTCAGCAACCCGGACGCCGTCGCCAAAGCCACGCAACAGACCTCCAATGCCTTCGGCAAGGTGGATGTCCTTATCAACAGCGCGGGTGTCCCCGGACCGGCTGCCAAGTTGGTCGACTATAAATATGTCGACTGGCGCAAAGTTCATGACGTCAATCTCGACGGCACGTTCCTGCCGTGCCAGGCGATCGTGCCTTTAATGGTCGAGCGCAATTACGGGCGAATCGTGAACATTGCGTCCGTTGCCGGCAAGGAAGGCAATCCGAACGCCTCGGGTTATTCCTCGTCGAAGGCCGCCGTTATCGGAATGACGAAGGCGCTGGGCAAGGAACTCGCTGGCCACGACATCGCAGTCAACGCGGTCACACCTGCCACCGCCGACACGCCCATACTCGAGCGGGTGCCGCAGGAGTTCATCGACTATATGCTGTCAAAGATACCGCGCGGACGTTTCGTGACCGTCGAGGAAATCGCGAGTATGGTGCTGTGGATTGCCTCGCGGGAGAACAGCTTCACGACAAGCGCGATCTTCGATCTATCCGGCGGTCGTGCCACCTACTGA
- a CDS encoding alpha-hydroxy acid oxidase has product MQDRHNIMDIRRAASRALPRPVFDYLDGGSEDEIALRRSTSAYDDIELLPQALKDLSKSNHQTEIFGRSIPFPLMLAPTGLTRLFHKDAEIAVAEASNRFGLPYSLSTLGTTTMEDFALVTTGPRLFQIYIFKDRGLTEEFIARAHEGGYDGLILTVDTLVAGKRERDLFNDLSLPPRLNPRTFLQFAAKPKWSLPALFGRKFDFVNVAHRVEAMSDRQTPLHVYVAGQFDVSVTWKDVEWLADRWKGPLAVKGIMTAEDAVLARECGADTVMISNHGGRQLESAAAPIDQIASVADAVGGTVKIICDGGIRRGTHIVKALAMGADACSIGRPYLYGLAAGGAPGVARALEILLDEYKRTMALMGAATPRHLDASMVRRLTN; this is encoded by the coding sequence ATGCAGGATCGCCACAATATCATGGACATCCGCCGAGCCGCATCGCGCGCGCTCCCACGGCCGGTCTTCGACTATCTCGACGGCGGCTCGGAAGACGAAATCGCGTTGCGCCGGTCGACGAGCGCATATGACGACATCGAACTGCTACCACAGGCGCTGAAAGACCTGTCGAAATCGAACCATCAGACGGAGATTTTCGGGAGGAGCATTCCGTTCCCGCTGATGCTGGCGCCAACGGGCTTGACCCGGCTGTTCCACAAGGATGCGGAGATCGCGGTCGCCGAAGCCTCGAACAGGTTCGGGTTGCCCTACAGCCTGTCGACCCTTGGCACCACGACAATGGAGGATTTCGCGCTTGTGACCACGGGCCCACGTCTGTTCCAGATATACATATTCAAGGACCGGGGCCTGACGGAAGAATTCATCGCCCGCGCACACGAGGGCGGATATGACGGCCTCATCCTTACCGTCGACACGCTGGTTGCGGGCAAGCGGGAGCGTGACCTGTTCAACGACCTCAGCCTGCCGCCGCGCCTCAACCCGCGTACCTTCCTGCAATTCGCAGCCAAGCCGAAATGGTCGCTTCCCGCGCTCTTCGGAAGGAAGTTCGATTTCGTCAACGTTGCTCACCGCGTCGAGGCAATGTCCGATCGTCAGACGCCTCTTCATGTCTACGTCGCCGGACAGTTCGATGTCTCCGTCACATGGAAGGATGTCGAGTGGCTGGCGGATCGCTGGAAAGGTCCCCTGGCCGTAAAGGGAATTATGACTGCCGAAGACGCCGTTCTCGCGCGCGAGTGCGGAGCTGATACCGTTATGATTTCCAACCATGGGGGGCGCCAGCTCGAAAGCGCTGCTGCACCGATCGACCAGATCGCCTCTGTCGCCGATGCGGTGGGTGGAACCGTCAAGATCATCTGCGATGGCGGTATCAGGCGCGGTACCCATATCGTGAAGGCATTGGCGATGGGAGCCGACGCCTGCTCGATCGGCCGTCCGTATCTCTACGGCCTCGCCGCAGGCGGGGCACCCGGTGTCGCTCGTGCCCTCGAAATCCTGCTCGACGAATACAAGAGAACTATGGCGCTGATGGGCGCCGCCACGCCTCGGCATCTTGATGCCTCCATGGTGCGCAGACTTACCAATTGA
- a CDS encoding FCD domain-containing protein, producing the protein MIEKAAKSRTEQTFLSIRADILSCRHLPGERLLINALCEQLGASLGAVREALSRLAAEGLIQATAQKGFRVTPVSAADLEDLTNTRCIIEDLCLRSAIQEGGVEWETGIVASFHRLSRLPDVLTLTKAKDIESWGSAHEIFHLALVSSCSSPWQLRLRAMLFDQADRYRRLATFTSRVERDVLEEHRTIMEATLDRNTDRACALMDEHLRRTSESVSEFLRAQPTESGPAGNRLAQLATEEIR; encoded by the coding sequence ATGATAGAAAAAGCCGCTAAGAGCAGAACCGAGCAGACCTTTCTAAGCATCAGAGCGGACATTCTGTCCTGCCGTCACCTGCCAGGTGAACGATTGCTCATCAATGCCCTATGCGAACAATTGGGTGCCAGCCTCGGCGCCGTGCGCGAGGCGTTGTCGCGCCTTGCAGCAGAAGGTCTCATTCAGGCCACCGCGCAGAAAGGTTTCCGAGTGACGCCGGTATCGGCGGCCGATCTGGAAGATCTGACTAACACACGTTGCATCATCGAAGATCTATGCCTTCGGAGCGCGATACAGGAAGGTGGCGTCGAATGGGAAACCGGGATCGTCGCTTCCTTTCACCGACTTTCGCGATTGCCCGATGTTCTAACACTCACAAAGGCCAAGGATATCGAAAGCTGGGGGTCGGCGCATGAAATCTTTCATCTCGCACTGGTTTCCTCGTGCAGCAGTCCCTGGCAATTGCGCCTGCGCGCGATGCTTTTCGATCAGGCGGATCGGTATCGCAGGCTCGCCACCTTCACCTCGAGGGTCGAGCGCGACGTTCTGGAAGAGCATCGGACGATCATGGAGGCGACACTGGACCGCAACACTGATCGTGCCTGTGCCCTCATGGATGAGCATCTTCGGCGAACCAGCGAAAGCGTATCCGAGTTCTTACGGGCACAGCCGACAGAATCCGGCCCTGCCGGCAATCGTCTTGCCCAGCTTGCAACCGAAGAAATCCGGTAG